A single Thiohalobacter sp. DNA region contains:
- a CDS encoding SLC13 family permease, producing the protein MTLPIKPTKSLIAALVFALVAVWLAGRVPTVEIAWVCAILLLTIYLFAFEIVEVDVAAISIMVLLGLTELFAPLMALEQGLVSSSHLFDGFSSNAVMSIIAVMIIGAGLDKTGLMGQVASFILKVGGTTEKRVIPLISGTVGIISSFMQNVGAAALFLPVVSRISARTGLPLSRLLMPMGFCAILGGTVTMVGSSPLILLNDLILTSNRALPEDQHMATFDLFSVTPIGLALVATGILYFVLAGRYVLPAAGGEESVTSATSTMAHFKEVYGVSYAVYEVDVPAESPLAGKTIDEIEVGYRIRIVAFYHDGNLRLAPGGLARDVVVEPGTTLGILASDDRLNFFIEETGLKPREQLDVFQDVLNPNKSGIAEVLIPPGSAFIGKSARDVWMRKTYGLSILAIHRRGETLREGTGIRDLPFEPGDVLVVHTHWDTLARLQKDRNFVVLTTEFPHEELRPHKVPHALVFFLIALSLVLFSDLRLSVSLLTGALGMILAGVLTIDEAYKAVSWKTVFLLASLIPLGLAVETTGTAAWIAEQTLAVVGHMPMWVIQAAIAALATFFTLVMSNVGATVLLVPLAVNIALGAGADPALFALTVAISTSNSFLIPTHQVNALIMGPGGYRVVDFMRAGGIMTLLFLVVSLSMLNLVF; encoded by the coding sequence ATGACATTGCCCATCAAGCCGACCAAGTCCCTGATCGCCGCCCTGGTGTTTGCCCTGGTGGCGGTGTGGCTGGCCGGCAGGGTGCCGACGGTCGAGATTGCCTGGGTCTGCGCCATACTGCTGCTGACCATCTACCTGTTTGCGTTCGAGATTGTGGAAGTGGATGTGGCCGCGATCTCCATCATGGTCCTGCTCGGCCTGACTGAGCTGTTCGCGCCGCTGATGGCGCTGGAGCAGGGGCTGGTATCCAGCAGCCACCTGTTTGACGGTTTTTCCAGTAACGCGGTCATGTCCATCATCGCGGTGATGATTATCGGGGCCGGCCTGGACAAGACCGGGCTGATGGGGCAGGTGGCCTCCTTCATTCTCAAGGTGGGCGGTACCACCGAGAAGCGCGTGATTCCCCTGATCTCGGGCACGGTGGGCATCATCTCGAGCTTCATGCAGAATGTGGGTGCCGCGGCCCTGTTTCTGCCCGTGGTCAGCCGCATCTCCGCCCGCACCGGGCTGCCGTTGTCGCGGCTGCTGATGCCCATGGGTTTCTGCGCCATTCTCGGCGGCACCGTCACCATGGTCGGTTCCAGCCCGCTCATTCTGCTCAACGACCTGATCCTGACCTCCAACCGGGCGCTGCCCGAGGATCAGCACATGGCCACCTTCGACCTGTTCTCGGTGACGCCCATCGGTCTGGCGCTGGTGGCCACGGGCATCCTCTATTTCGTGCTCGCGGGACGTTACGTGCTGCCGGCCGCTGGTGGTGAGGAGAGCGTGACCAGCGCGACCTCCACCATGGCGCATTTCAAGGAGGTCTACGGTGTTTCCTATGCGGTGTACGAGGTCGACGTGCCGGCGGAGAGTCCGCTGGCCGGGAAGACCATCGACGAGATCGAGGTCGGCTACCGCATCCGCATCGTCGCCTTCTACCACGATGGCAACCTGCGCCTCGCGCCCGGCGGGCTGGCGCGTGACGTGGTGGTGGAACCGGGGACCACGCTGGGTATCCTGGCGTCGGACGACCGCCTGAACTTCTTCATCGAGGAGACCGGCCTCAAGCCCCGCGAACAGCTCGACGTGTTCCAGGACGTGCTCAATCCGAACAAGTCCGGCATCGCCGAGGTGCTGATACCGCCCGGCTCGGCTTTCATTGGCAAGTCGGCGCGCGATGTCTGGATGCGCAAGACCTATGGCCTGTCCATTCTTGCCATTCACCGGCGCGGCGAAACCCTGCGCGAGGGCACCGGTATTCGTGACCTGCCATTCGAACCGGGTGACGTGCTGGTGGTGCACACGCACTGGGACACCCTGGCGCGGCTGCAGAAGGACCGCAACTTCGTGGTACTGACCACCGAGTTTCCGCATGAGGAACTGCGTCCGCACAAGGTGCCGCATGCGCTGGTGTTCTTCTTGATCGCCCTGTCGCTGGTGCTGTTCAGTGACCTGCGGCTGTCGGTTTCCCTGCTTACCGGTGCGCTGGGGATGATCCTGGCCGGAGTGCTTACCATCGACGAGGCCTACAAGGCGGTGAGCTGGAAGACGGTGTTCCTGCTGGCCTCGCTCATCCCATTGGGGCTGGCGGTGGAGACCACCGGCACCGCGGCCTGGATCGCCGAGCAGACGCTGGCGGTGGTCGGGCACATGCCGATGTGGGTCATCCAGGCGGCGATTGCCGCGCTCGCGACCTTCTTCACCCTGGTGATGTCCAATGTCGGCGCCACTGTGCTGCTGGTGCCGCTGGCGGTGAACATTGCCCTGGGCGCGGGTGCCGATCCGGCGCTGTTTGCGCTGACGGTTGCCATCTCCACCTCCAACTCCTTCCTGATCCCCACCCACCAGGTCAACGCCCTGATCATGGGGCCGGGCGGCTACCGGGTGGTCGACTTCATGCGCGCCGGCGGGATCATGACGCTGCTGTTCCTTGTCGTTTCACTTTCGATGCTGAATCTGGTGTTCTGA